The following are encoded together in the Streptomyces flavofungini genome:
- a CDS encoding endonuclease/exonuclease/phosphatase family protein, producing MLLGTWNLENLFRPGGPSGPTDKTAYEAKLAALAETVRALDPSLLGVQEVGDPAALADLAAMLDGDWHTAVSRHADGRGIRVGFLSRLDLEVLADVEAFPPKLRPVQGDDAGGRVGTTGRGLFAVRVVSRAITLDAAVCHLKSKLLTYPGGRFQPRDEGERARVGAYALYRRTAEAATLRALADELIDRKGQSRDVAVLGDLNDEAAAATTQILLGPPGSELGTPGYARPDKGDATRLWNVAPLIPPERRFSRVSFGRRELMDHVLLSHRLTARVVADGEANTGLPDDPAGLDLPSVGADPQERRDAPGSDHAPVWIRFQP from the coding sequence ATGCTCCTCGGCACCTGGAACCTGGAGAACCTCTTCCGCCCCGGCGGCCCGTCGGGCCCGACCGACAAGACGGCGTACGAGGCGAAGCTGGCCGCGCTCGCGGAGACGGTGCGCGCCCTCGACCCGAGCCTGCTCGGCGTGCAGGAGGTCGGCGATCCGGCCGCCCTCGCGGACCTCGCGGCGATGCTCGACGGCGACTGGCACACGGCGGTGTCGCGGCACGCGGACGGCCGGGGCATCCGCGTCGGCTTCCTCAGCCGGCTCGACCTGGAGGTCCTGGCCGACGTCGAGGCGTTCCCGCCGAAGCTGCGGCCGGTGCAGGGCGACGACGCGGGCGGGCGGGTCGGCACGACGGGCCGCGGCCTGTTCGCCGTACGTGTCGTCAGCCGGGCGATCACCCTGGACGCGGCCGTCTGCCATCTGAAGTCGAAGCTCCTGACGTATCCGGGCGGCCGGTTCCAGCCGCGTGACGAGGGCGAACGGGCCCGCGTCGGGGCGTACGCGCTCTACCGCCGGACCGCCGAGGCAGCGACGCTGCGCGCCCTCGCCGACGAACTGATCGACCGGAAGGGCCAGTCCCGCGATGTGGCCGTCCTCGGCGACCTCAACGACGAGGCGGCGGCCGCCACCACCCAGATCCTGCTCGGCCCGCCGGGCTCCGAGCTGGGCACGCCCGGGTACGCCAGGCCGGACAAGGGCGATGCGACGCGGCTGTGGAACGTGGCGCCGCTGATACCGCCCGAACGCCGCTTCTCCCGCGTCAGCTTCGGCCGCCGGGAACTGATGGACCACGTGCTCCTGAGCCACCGCCTCACCGCCCGGGTGGTGGCCGACGGCGAGGCGAACACGGGGCTGCCGGACGACCCGGCGGGGCTCGACCTGCCCTCGGTGGGGGCGGACCCGCAGGAGCGGCGGGACGCGCCGGGGTCGGACCACGCGCCGGTGTGGATACGCTTCCAGCCCTGA
- a CDS encoding ATP-binding protein has product MPSSVARARRLTRDRLCSLAVGDDACDLAALVVSELVTNAIVHTGSRTVVCEICTGADTVRIAIRDEGQSCGVPRPTGLRGPDEEHGRGLLLVSAVSSAWGVQDSGSGLSVWAELPRSPDPATCFGTAEAGVHGFDTDVLDVEDVEGVEALTDGL; this is encoded by the coding sequence ATGCCGAGTTCCGTGGCGCGGGCAAGGCGGCTGACGCGTGATCGGCTGTGTTCCCTCGCGGTCGGCGACGACGCCTGCGACCTGGCGGCGCTCGTCGTATCGGAGCTGGTCACCAATGCGATCGTGCACACCGGGAGCCGTACCGTCGTCTGCGAGATCTGCACGGGAGCCGACACCGTGCGGATAGCCATACGCGACGAGGGACAGAGCTGCGGGGTGCCACGGCCGACAGGGCTGCGGGGACCTGACGAGGAGCATGGGAGGGGACTGCTTCTCGTGAGCGCCGTGAGCAGCGCATGGGGTGTCCAGGACTCCGGATCCGGCCTTTCGGTGTGGGCGGAGCTGCCCAGATCACCTGATCCGGCTACGTGCTTCGGCACGGCGGAGGCCGGTGTCCACGGTTTCGATACGGACGTCCTCGACGTCGAGGACGTCGAGGGCGTCGAGGCCTTGACCGACGGCCTGTGA
- a CDS encoding cytochrome P450 family protein, giving the protein MAIPAAPEPLDGLMTDPYGTYAHLRESAPVRRIAGPDGTPAWLVTRYADVRAALTDPRLSVDKRHALPGSYRGFSLPPALDANMLNMDPPDHTRIRRLVVKAFTKHRVESLRAPVRRTADELLDAIEGTARGEGTGRADLVAAYATPLPVITICDLLGVPADHRRDFTDWTDALIAPDPAKPDRAKETVVEMLGFYTALIADKRERPGEDLLSDLIAVRDDGDRLSEDELTSLAFLLHFAGYENAVQLIGNAALALLRHPEQLAALRADPARLPGAVEEFMRYDTSAVFSIRRFAREDVTIGGVRVQAGETVFLGLGSAGRDPDRFADPDRLDLDRDASGHLALGHGIHHCVGAPLARLELTTAIGALLERFPDLALGVPESELRWRPSIRARGLLALPVVF; this is encoded by the coding sequence ATGGCGATTCCCGCGGCACCCGAGCCTCTCGACGGGCTCATGACCGACCCCTACGGCACCTACGCCCACCTGCGCGAGAGCGCCCCCGTGCGGCGGATCGCCGGGCCCGACGGGACCCCGGCCTGGCTCGTCACACGCTACGCGGACGTCCGCGCGGCACTCACCGACCCGCGCCTCTCGGTGGACAAGAGGCACGCGCTGCCGGGGAGTTACCGGGGCTTCTCGCTGCCGCCCGCGCTGGACGCCAACATGCTGAACATGGATCCGCCCGACCACACCCGCATCCGCCGCCTGGTCGTCAAGGCGTTCACGAAGCACCGGGTCGAGAGCCTGCGCGCACCCGTCCGGCGCACGGCCGACGAACTCCTCGACGCCATCGAAGGCACGGCCCGCGGCGAGGGTACGGGCCGCGCCGACCTCGTGGCCGCGTACGCCACGCCGCTGCCCGTCATCACCATCTGCGACCTCCTCGGCGTGCCCGCCGACCACCGGCGCGACTTCACGGACTGGACCGACGCGCTCATCGCGCCGGACCCCGCGAAGCCCGACCGCGCCAAGGAGACGGTCGTCGAGATGCTCGGCTTCTACACCGCGCTCATCGCCGACAAGCGTGAGCGGCCGGGCGAGGACCTGCTCTCCGACCTGATCGCGGTCCGTGACGACGGTGACCGGCTCAGCGAGGACGAGCTGACGTCACTCGCCTTCCTGCTCCACTTCGCCGGGTACGAGAACGCCGTACAGCTCATCGGCAACGCCGCGCTCGCCCTGCTCCGCCACCCCGAGCAGCTCGCAGCCCTGCGGGCCGACCCGGCGCGACTGCCGGGCGCCGTCGAGGAGTTCATGCGGTACGACACCTCGGCGGTGTTCTCCATCCGGCGCTTCGCGCGCGAGGACGTCACGATCGGGGGCGTGCGCGTCCAGGCCGGGGAGACCGTGTTCCTCGGCCTCGGCTCCGCGGGCCGCGACCCCGACCGCTTCGCCGACCCGGACCGCCTCGACCTCGACCGGGACGCGAGCGGCCATCTCGCCCTCGGTCACGGCATCCACCACTGCGTGGGCGCGCCCCTGGCCCGGCTGGAGCTGACGACCGCGATCGGCGCGCTCCTCGAACGCTTCCCGGACCTCGCGCTCGGCGTGCCCGAGAGCGAGCTGCGGTGGCGGCCCTCGATCCGGGCGCGGGGGCTTCTCGCGCTGCCGGTGGTGTTCTGA
- a CDS encoding DUF899 domain-containing protein translates to MGLPQIVTRAEWLAAREKLLVKEKAATRARDELNADRRGLPMVEVDTDYLFDGADGKATLLDLFDGRVQLIVYHFMFAPEWDAGCRSCSAFLDQIGHLAHLRARGTTFVAVSRAPFTRILPFKARMGWVVPWFSTCGGDFNRDFAASFTGPDGRVKDRPGLSCFLRDGDRVFHTYSTFDRGLDGLGSTTSLLDLTALGRQEEWERPEGRASALGAPAGSDRVRYHDEYEEYDGYGY, encoded by the coding sequence ATGGGACTGCCGCAGATCGTCACGCGCGCGGAGTGGCTGGCCGCCCGCGAGAAGCTGCTCGTCAAGGAGAAGGCCGCCACCCGCGCCCGCGACGAGCTGAACGCCGACCGGCGCGGGCTGCCCATGGTCGAGGTGGACACGGACTATCTGTTCGACGGCGCGGACGGGAAGGCGACCCTGCTCGACCTGTTCGACGGCCGTGTCCAGCTGATCGTGTACCACTTCATGTTCGCCCCCGAGTGGGACGCGGGCTGCCGCAGCTGCTCGGCGTTCCTCGACCAGATCGGGCACCTCGCGCACCTGCGGGCACGCGGCACGACCTTCGTCGCCGTCTCGCGCGCCCCCTTCACCCGGATCCTGCCCTTCAAGGCCCGCATGGGCTGGGTCGTGCCCTGGTTCTCCACGTGCGGCGGCGATTTCAACCGCGACTTCGCCGCCTCCTTCACGGGGCCCGACGGCCGCGTCAAGGACCGCCCCGGCCTCAGCTGCTTCCTGCGTGACGGCGACCGCGTCTTCCACACGTACTCCACGTTCGACCGGGGCCTGGACGGCCTCGGCTCCACCACCAGCCTGCTCGACCTCACCGCGCTCGGCCGGCAGGAGGAGTGGGAGCGGCCCGAGGGCCGGGCGTCGGCGCTCGGGGCACCGGCGGGCAGCGACCGGGTGCGGTACCACGACGAGTACGAGGAGTACGACGGGTACGGGTACTGA
- a CDS encoding amidohydrolase — translation MTEPAASGPADLIIMGCTALVHDSAERVGFAADTAIVVRDGVIADVTTTAAAAPLAAVERIDARGQAVLPGLINCHTHSPMVALRGIAEDLPVEEWFNDYVWPIESNLEERDVELGARLACAEMIRGGVTTFADHYFAMDTVADVVAGTGLRASLGQAYFSSQGPEGREASLDFALRRAGSADGRVTTCLAPHAPYTVDDADLAATAELAREHGLLVHLHAAESRAQTEHSLERHGATPIEILHRAGLFDVDVLIAHGTGIVERDLPVLAGATGRVGVASAPRGYLKFAWDPTPVRELAGLGIPVGLATDGAASNNSLDVWEAMALTALVQKSATGDPRWLTSRQALHHATLQSARAVGLGESIGSIAVGRRADLILVDLTGPHTQPVHDLAATLVHSARSGDVRTTVVDGRVLMRDRELVTVDVTSVVRELGERMPALVERGHGKRIQEYDA, via the coding sequence ATGACCGAGCCTGCCGCATCCGGCCCCGCCGACCTCATCATCATGGGCTGCACGGCCCTCGTCCACGACTCGGCCGAGCGCGTCGGCTTCGCGGCGGACACCGCGATCGTCGTACGCGACGGGGTCATCGCCGACGTCACCACGACCGCCGCCGCGGCCCCGCTCGCCGCCGTCGAACGCATCGACGCCCGCGGCCAGGCGGTCCTGCCCGGCCTGATCAACTGCCACACCCACTCCCCGATGGTGGCCCTGCGCGGCATCGCCGAGGACCTGCCCGTGGAGGAGTGGTTCAACGACTACGTCTGGCCCATCGAGTCCAACCTCGAAGAGCGTGACGTGGAGCTCGGCGCGCGCCTCGCCTGCGCCGAGATGATCCGCGGCGGCGTCACCACCTTCGCCGACCACTACTTCGCCATGGACACCGTCGCGGACGTCGTCGCCGGGACGGGCCTGCGCGCCAGCCTCGGCCAGGCGTACTTCTCCTCCCAGGGCCCCGAGGGCCGGGAGGCGTCCCTGGACTTCGCGCTGCGCCGCGCCGGATCCGCCGACGGCCGCGTCACCACCTGCCTGGCCCCGCACGCCCCGTACACCGTCGACGACGCCGACCTCGCCGCGACCGCCGAACTCGCCCGCGAGCACGGCCTGCTGGTGCATCTGCACGCCGCCGAGAGCCGCGCCCAGACCGAGCACAGCCTGGAGCGGCACGGCGCCACGCCCATCGAGATCCTGCACCGCGCGGGCCTGTTCGACGTCGACGTCCTGATCGCCCACGGCACCGGCATCGTCGAGCGGGACCTGCCCGTCCTGGCCGGAGCCACCGGCCGCGTCGGCGTCGCCAGCGCGCCCCGCGGCTATCTGAAGTTCGCCTGGGACCCCACACCCGTCCGGGAGCTGGCCGGCCTCGGCATCCCCGTCGGCCTCGCCACCGACGGCGCCGCCTCCAACAACTCCCTCGACGTCTGGGAGGCCATGGCGCTCACCGCCCTCGTCCAGAAGTCCGCGACCGGCGACCCGCGCTGGCTGACCTCCCGCCAGGCCCTGCACCACGCCACACTGCAGAGCGCGCGAGCGGTCGGCCTCGGCGAGTCCATCGGCTCGATCGCCGTGGGCCGCCGCGCCGACCTGATCCTCGTCGACCTCACCGGACCCCACACCCAGCCCGTCCACGATCTCGCCGCCACCCTGGTCCACAGTGCCCGCAGCGGGGACGTGCGGACGACCGTCGTCGACGGCCGTGTCCTGATGCGGGACCGGGAACTTGTGACCGTCGATGTGACCTCCGTGGTACGGGAGCTGGGGGAGCGGATGCCCGCCCTCGTGGAGCGCGGGCACGGGAAGCGGATCCAGGAGTACGACGCCTGA